From a region of the Lactuca sativa cultivar Salinas chromosome 4, Lsat_Salinas_v11, whole genome shotgun sequence genome:
- the LOC111910735 gene encoding dof zinc finger protein DOF5.7: MSQENTTPSKQHKKDESQSSGGDGCSRKTSTMKPPEQTVKCPRCDSPNTKFCYYNNYSLTQPRHFCKTCRRYWTKGGALRNVPIGGGCRKNKKTRSASLRFLNGDSSSKDSSLDIGGLSLFSGLSPPAMDFQLGGLNQFPSSSNNPPAYLNLDSLGFNFPLMKQDHHNHQLHGGLTSFQDIGATNNLATSIESLSSINQDLHWKLQQQRLAALFSTGGGGGGGGGGGQSDQQQQQNQIVIESQAQKLQPILFHNLEIPKPSQTSMASDLRKDGGGGSVGLETEWFFDNSYVPINVDQPTSMAPADTNAAGNYQSGSINNWNNGIQVWNQFNQYSALP, translated from the coding sequence ATGTCTCAAGAGAATACCACACCATCAAAACAGCATAAGAAAGATGAATCTCAAAGCTCTGGTGGTGATGGTTGTAGCCGGAAAACATCTACTATGAAGCCACCGGAACAAACAGTCAAGTGCCCTAGATGTGATTCACCCAACACAAAATTCTGCTATTACAACAATTACAGTCTCACCCAGCCACGACACTTTTGTAAGACATGTCGAAGGTACTGGACAAAAGGTGGCGCTTTACGAAACGTTCCAATTGGCGGCGGTTGCAGGAAGAATAAGAAGACGAGATCGGCTTCTTTGAGGTTTTTGAATGGTGATTCTTCCTCGAAAGACTCGTCTTTAGATATCGGAGGTCTGAGTTTGTTCAGTGGTCTTTCACCACCAGCGATGGACTTTCAGCTTGGTGGGCTAAACCAGTTCCCTTCTTCATCAAACAATCCACCTGCGTACTTGAATCTTGATTCATTGGGTTTTAATTTTCCTTTAATGAAACAAGATCATCACAATCATCAGTTGCATGGAGGGTTGACAAGTTTTCAAGACATTGGTGCTACGAATAATCTTGCTACCTCTATAGAATCTTTAAGTTCTATAAACCAAGATTTACATTGGAAGCTACAGCAACAGAGATTGGCTGCATTGTTCAGTACCggcggaggtggtggtggtggtggtggtggaggacaAAGTGATCAGCAACAACAGCAGAATCAAATTGTTATCGAGTCTCAAGCTCAGAAACTTCAACCCATTTTGTTTCACAACTTGGAGATTCCAAAACCTTCACAGACCTCCATGGCTAGTGATTTAAGAAAAGATGGTGGTGGCGGAAGTGTTGGGTTGGAGACCGAGTGGTTCTTTGACAACAGTTATGTACCGATTAATGTGGATCAACCGACATCAATGGCTCCAGCGGATACGAACGCTGCCGGAAATTATCAAAGTGGAAGTATTAACAACTGGAACAATGGAATTCAAGTTTGGAACCAATTCAATCAGTACAGTGCTCTTCCGTAG